The following proteins come from a genomic window of Pichia kudriavzevii chromosome 1, complete sequence:
- a CDS encoding uncharacterized protein (PKUD0A08870; similar to Saccharomyces cerevisiae YDL106C (PHO2); ancestral locus Anc_2.337), which translates to MDSLHNDFFFEKTDTEPFLDFMEHGGDGADKNNAVSVDVNANNLAPEATVGHKNNMSFGEERPPVNDMQGNDESFNMGVNLMNMNMNMEMNMVVPSSLNNNANMNSISPVNMSDLGMYLNSVHDVSFGLGDQNGNMKSASNVDGGINIENTHESNTMSMKDIHFSQNYTDSKGGQKDKTGSFGLDCNNNPSNNQNNNEAKESNNGITPFASKSSPRKSIDKRRSSIEDSTSQQKRSRASGEMLDYLMSEFAKHPNPSAQTRKEISVKTGMPERSVRIWFQNRRAKARKMVKLNQKDPQNSQLIQHMGQNLNSNLGTETQNISSRSSFSNISPLDGPRNYPDNPGSNPINSYDHHNNSEKNNDYNNQQQDMTSALNKMNNLPLEIKGKYYLIECKGLSVGTWQRIRAGYVKTDSLDRLNNLSPKVISEIMKSTDLIVILSKKDQELNYFFSGSFNNERVLFRIFYPVMSILKCSLLNQTQQMINNSNNRNKNNNQENNNLQQQFEPNGSELHLELGASPQFAVHLFSANSANSNQWSICEDFSEGQQVANAFMGPGGTGQPHILNDDIGRLTYLNTLIAAMKKNTKAEEQTVIRSQSVDFGTTVQPNYIPTNMNHSVSQSMNMINPSTSPMNKSTNNSTPGSVSLIPNYTGFSHQPSHLSLSTGTCEDSNASHRMMINDNLITNDILYGLNSEDTGMVDHNEKIFLHNSNNHLTLDGLFTPGGADSDLGDSKVVSNDLDLFNQRDNSLNTGNREMSNHMGVKATDSMKQQNSEIDDAIGMDMGMQLEIEMVGGNNPKFNTDEDKHNDNRNNGDEKNMSEFFLNDDPNIDGFDGLVNY; encoded by the coding sequence ATGGACAGCCTCCACAAcgacttcttctttgagAAGACTGACACTGAGCCGTTTTTGGACTTTATGGAGCACGGCGGCGATGGTGCAGATAAGAACAACGCTGTCAGTGTAGATGTGAACGCCAACAATCTAGCTCCAGAGGCCACAGTAGGTCATAAGAATAACATGAGTTTTGGAGAGGAGAGGCCACCGGTAAATGATATGCAAGGCAATGACGAAAGTTTCAATATGGGGGTcaatttgatgaatatgaatatgaaTATGGAAATGAACATGGTAGTGCCTTCGTCTCTGAATAACAATGCAAATATGAACAGTATATCTCCAGTGAATATGAGTGATCTAGGTATGTATTTGAATAGCGTGCATGACGTTTCTTTTGGGCTAGGCGATCAGAACGGGAATATGAAATCAGCCTCAAACGTTGATGGTGGCATTAACATTGAGAACACTCATGAATCGAACACAATGTCTATGAAGGACAtccatttttctcaaaattaTACGGATTCAAAGGGGGGACAGAAAGACAAAACTGGAAGCTTTGGTTTGGATTGCAATAACAACCCGAGTAATAACCAGAATAATAATGAAGCTAAAGAAAGTAATAATGGTATTACACCATTTGcttcaaaatcttctccgagaaaatcaattgataaaaGGAGATCCAGCATCGAGGATTCCACAAGCCAGCAAAAGAGAAGTAGGGCGTCGGGGGAAATGCTTGATTATTTGATGTCTGAATTTGCTAAACATCCAAATCCTTCCGCCCAAACACGTAAGGAAATTTCAGTCAAGACCGGAATGCCTGAACGTTCAGTCAGAATCTGGTTTCAGAATAGGAGGGCAAAGGCAAGAAAAATGGTTAAATTGAACCAAAAGGATCCTCAAAATAGCCAGTTGATTCAACACATGGGCCAAAATCTCAATTCAAATCTGGGGACCGAAACTCAAAATATTTCTAGTCGAAgctcattttcaaatatatccCCATTAGATGGGCCTCGAAATTATCCTGATAACCCGGGAAGCAATCCGATTAACAGCTACGACCATCATAAtaattctgaaaaaaataatgactACAATAATCAACAGCAAGATATGACATCCGCACTAAATAAAATGAACAACTTGCCATTAGAAATCAAGGGTAAATACTATCTGATTGAGTGTAAAGGGCTGTCTGTTGGTACCTGGCAAAGAATCAGGGCTGGCTATGTCAAGACCGATTCGTTAGACAGATTGAATAACCTTTCACCAAAGGTAATCAGTGAAATCATGAAATCAACTGACCTAATCGTTATTCTGTCAAAGAAAGATCAAGAATTGAACTATTTTTTCTCGGGATCTTTTAATAATGAACGGGTTTTATTTAGGATTTTTTATCCGGTGATGAgcattttgaaatgttcCTTGCTGAATCAAACCCAACAGATGAtaaacaacagcaacaataGAAATAAGAATAACAAccaagaaaacaataatcTCCAGCAGCAATTTGAACCAAACGGATCTGAACTTCATTTGGAGCTAGGTGCTAGCCCACAGTTTGCAGTTCATCTCTTTTCAGCAAACTCTGCGAATTCCAATCAGTGGTCAATATGTGAAGATTTTAGCGAAGGCCAACAGGTTGCCAATGCCTTTATGGGACCCGGTGGCACAGGCCAGCCCCATATTCtaaatgatgatattggTAGATTGACTTATCTAAATACCTTGATTGCCgcaatgaagaaaaacacaaaaGCAGAAGAGCAAACAGTTATTCGAAGCCAGTCAGTTGACTTTGGAACAACCGTCCAGCCCAATTACATACCAACAAATATGAATCATTCCGTTTCTCAGTCTATGAATATGATAAATCCGTCCACTTCTCCAATGAATAAATCGACCAATAATTCCACACCGGGTAGCGTTAGCTTAATTCCGAATTATACTGGCTTTTCTCATCAGCCAAGTCATTTGAGCCTATCAACTGGAACGTGTGAAGATTCAAATGCCAGCCATAGAATGATGATAAACGATAATCTCATTACAAATGATATTTTGTACGGACTGAATTCAGAGGATACGGGAATGGTAGATCACAACGAGAAAATATTTTTACATAATAGCAATAACCACCTTACTCTGGATGGTCTCTTCACTCCCGGAGGAGCCGATAGCGATTTAGGAGATTCTAAAGTAGTGTCTAATGATCTTGATTTATTCAATCAACGTGATAATTCATTAAATACGGGGAACAGGGAAATGAGTAATCATATGGGCGTTAAAGCCACTGATTCAATGAAGCAGCAAAATTCTGAAATCGATGATGCAATAGGTATGGATATGGGAATGCAACTGGAAATCGAAATGGTTGGGGGAAACAATCCCAAATTTAATACAGATGAGGACAAACATAATGATAATAGAAAcaatggtgatgaaaaaaatatgtcAGAATTTTTCTTAAACGATGACCCAAATATCGATGGGTTTGATGGTCTAGTAAACTACTGA
- a CDS encoding uncharacterized protein (PKUD0A08850; similar to Saccharomyces cerevisiae YHR144C (DCD1); ancestral locus Anc_2.84) yields MLIGLEGTFGSGGEDVVRIFTQKLKFKLLYLESIVSCDDESIQVHDLTIFKRFQDPESLLNYVTANWRENLLICNLRALSNLEMFLKRPFFMLITIDSSINLKFKRVSNKYPSWTLEKVCEESDKLQLNPKYCSIQDKAKLKLINNTLDTQILYDNLQKLDLTNPERLRPHWDSYFMHFADLAAMRSNCMKRRVGCVIVKDNRVVATGYNGTPRGAKNCNEGGCNRCNHPAESGSSSGVALSTCLCLHAEENALLEAGRRRVEENSILYCNTCPCLTCTIKIVQVGITEVVYSQSYSMDEFSEKVFREAGIKFRQFIPPTYGTIVIQ; encoded by the coding sequence ATGTTAATTGGTCTTGAAGGTACATTTGGTAGTGGTGGTGAAGATGTTGTCCGTATATTCACACAAAAACTGAAGTTCAAGCTTCTTTATCTTGAATCAATCGTTAGTTGTGATGATGAGAGTATACAGGTGCATGATTTGACTATATTTAAGAGATTTCAGGATCCTGAATCTTTGCTTAATTATGTTACCGCTAACTGGAGGGAAAACTTATTGATTTGTAATTTACGAGCATTGTCCAACTTAGAAATGTTTTTGAAGAGGCCATTTTTCATGCTAATAACAATTGATTCATCgataaacttgaaatttaAGAGAGTCTCGAATAAGTATCCAAGTTGGACTTTAGAAAAGGTCTGTGAGGAGTCTGACAAATTGCAACTAAATCCAAAATACTGCTCAATCCAAGATAAGGCAAAGTTAAAGTTAATCAATAACACTTTGGATACGCAAATTTTATATGATAATCTACAAAAACTAGACTTGACTAATCCAGAACGTCTGCGTCCTCATTGGGACTCTTATTTCATGCACTTTGCTGACCTTGCGGCAATGCGTTCCAATTGCATGAAACGGCGTGTCGGTTGTGTCATTGTCAAAGATAATAGAGTCGTTGCAACCGGGTATAATGGAACTCCTAGGGGTGCTAAAAACTGTAACGAAGGAGGTTGTAATCGCTGTAACCACCCAGCTGAGAGTGGTAGTAGCTCAGGCGTCGCATTGTCCACTTGTCTGTGTCTTCATGCAGAAGAAAACGCATTACTTGAAGctggaagaagaagggttgaagaaaattcaatACTGTATTGCAATACTTGTCCTTGTCTAACATGTACCATTAAGATCGTTCAAGTAGGGATAACTGAAGTCGTTTACTCCCAGAGTTATAGTATGGATGAATTTAGTGAGAAGGTGTTCAGAGAAGCTGGAATTAAGTTTAGGCAATTTATTCCACCAACTTATGGTACAATTGTAATACAGTAA
- a CDS encoding uncharacterized protein (PKUD0A08860): MEDLAITRESANIGNKQIQQSKDGQLCIQVKNGLVILNPKDNQPTKPKSLSDIFNVTKCNKTLKMRENFLKDVVHEGFAEISQGKTQLNPLDNINVNQISISDSGVSHNLECVYAMVNDTYNCLLFEFKRNGGVQQICLINEEIAGFEGIDSSKILSEEEIRRLRINHFQWFKGIRFSLRKDPVWPLVGSSCFFCFSESEEQWVYRFNCITSAIERVCPFKIDLDVSKKECVLYCELSDWRKSEKEGFDLYFDFIMMTSLNNIIRKKCYLSSEDGSIYVSELEDTLEFENMIVNYKLLSSQDGGLFMAVLFRNSLEFYKFDSEDNEVVVLLENLAIIDNMINFSDEDGVETLILTNGLGEMIYVRFSLDKFKCVHQEKLNYFNEINLTSATENVPFFRKINEITKKGSYTIASMEMDPTGKFIYMMYDLVDLQTNFEFSIPPSRKDRLLFTIIKSKERVEIDFQKSDEFNSIVSSPLYWRLLTIFTNCETTPGAEDCMELDSVEMELGSQLADSGYSLVDTLILNQTIDKKRVEFGCVGDVSSPAFGKHKKTIQEVIARYVISKVEANALMIDDDEDMFMYMQCCAFMGEKPKSTRVCKMNVSGTKLVESFDDTTVADNGDIVSLEGHQWKVCDFTMLPILAPTKRECSQCGCVSLRERRKLAEKSPRWCVLSVGRQCLFCGGRFL; this comes from the coding sequence ATGGAAGATCTAGCAATAACTCGAGAGAGTGCAAATATTGGAAACAAGCAGATTCAACAGTCTAAAGATGGCCAATTGTGTATTCAGGTGAAAAATGGATTGGTAATACTAAACCCAAAGGATAACCAACCCACTAAACCAAAATCACTTTCTGACATTTTTAATGTGACCAAATGTAAcaagacattgaaaatgagagaaAATTTTCTGAAGGATGTAGTGCATGAAGGGTTTGCTGAAATCTCACAAGGGAAAACACAACTGAATCCCTTGGACAACATCAATGTCAATCAAATTTCCATATCAGACAGCGGAGTTAGCCATAACTTGGAATGCGTTTATGCTATGGTTAACGATACCTATAATTGCTTGTTGTTTGAATTCAAAAGGAATGGTGGAGTCCAACAGATCTGTTTGATAAACGAGGAGATAGCCGGATTTGAAGGTATAGATTCTAGTAAAATTTTAAGTGAGGAAGAAATAAGAAGGTTAAGGATCAACCATTTCCAATGGTTTAAAGGAATACGTTTCTCATTGAGAAAAGACCCCGTGTGGCCCTTGGTTGGTAGCAGttgcttcttttgttttagCGAGAGCGAGGAACAATGGGTTTACAGGTTCAACTGTATCACCAGTGCTATCGAGCGAGTGTGCCCATTTAAGATTGATTTGGATGTTTCTAAGAAAGAGTGCGTTTTGTATTGTGAACTCTCTGATTGGAGGAAGtcagaaaaagaaggatttgACCTATACTTTGACTTTATTATGATGACATCGTTGAACAATAttataagaaaaaagtgtTATTTGAGTAGCGAAGATGGATCGATCTATGTATCAGAGCTAGAAGATAcgcttgaatttgaaaatatgaTTGTGAACTATAAATTATTATCTAGTCAGGATGGTGGGTTATTTATGGCTGTGCTTTTCCGAAACAGTTTAGAGTTTTACAAATTTGACTCTGAAGATAATGAGGTTGTCGTTTTGCTGGAAAACCTTGCCATAATCGACAACATGATAAACTTCTCCGATGAGGATGGTGTAGAAACGTTGATCCTTACCAATGGACTAGGGGAGATGATCTATGTAAGGTTCAGTTTggataaattcaaatgtgTGCATCAAGAAAAGTTGAATTACTTTAATGAGATCAACCTTACATCAGCAACGGAGAATGTACCcttttttagaaaaattaATGAAATCACAAAGAAGGGAAGCTATACTATTGCATCGATGGAAATGGACCCAACAGGGAAGTTTATCTACATGATGTATGATTTAGTTGATTTGCAGACtaattttgagttttcgATTCCTCCATCACGCAAAGACCGTCTATTGTTTACCATCATAAAGTCAAAGGAAAGAGTGGAAATAGATTTTCAGAAAAGCGACGAATTTAATAGTATAGtttcttctcctctttACTGGAGGCTCTTAACAATATTTACAAATTGTGAAACTACCCCAGGAGCTGAAGACTGCATGGAATTAGATTCTGTTGAGATGGAACTAGGAAGCCAGTTAGCTGACTCCGGCTATTCACTTGTGGATACGCTAATTttaaatcaaacaattgacaaaaaaagagttGAGTTTGGATGTGTTGGTGATGTTTCTAGTCCAGCGTTTGggaaacataaaaaaacGATTCAAGAGGTCATCGCAAGATATGTTATTTCCAAGGTTGAAGCAAATGCGTTAATGAtcgatgatgatgaagatatgTTTATGTACATGCAATGTTGTGCATTTATGGGTGAGAAACCCAAGAGCACAAGGGTTTGCAAGATGAATGTTTCCGGGACAAAGCTTGTAGAATCATTTGATGACACCACTGTTGCTGACAATGGTGATATTGTATCCCTAGAGGGGCATCAATGGAAAGTCTGTGATTTTACCATGCTACCCATTCTTGCTCCCACTAAAAGGGAGTGTTCTCAATGTGGGTGTGTTTCCTTGAGAGAGAGGAGGAAACTCGCCGAGAAGTCACCACGTTGGTGCGTTTTGAGTGTAGGTCGCCAGTGTCTCTTTTGTGGGGGAAGGTTCCTCTAG
- a CDS encoding uncharacterized protein (PKUD0A08840; similar to Saccharomyces cerevisiae YJL049W; ancestral locus Anc_1.334), which translates to MIYIQQLYRSNKEFRDSRLNSLFSDFSGLKESNPEGYMANLNAWKHFLSSVFNHGEMLSFNYTFLKKMLLYRTSRRDYLPEGLYIVLNDMINNDKSLILESTLNMHNESQRPGILLMLKNAFFGTNIIDVRNKQTSVETLLSVEVLENKCKVIKEKLFPILDSDALNLDHLRSILTESNIDISKHDLLLCLQYLQRDFDKLEISNDIVVMKNGDARREDESGEVVYEDLKHISDLSYTIYKLQKYGNEKIQEVSDIDKKLKKSLHEKNLIVAKTQLKLKKLHEIQINKTLNSLENLHTLKIKVEDAQNNLLISKVWKENTNVMKLLNQKAEVSDETFDELYREIQQTDHISNKLGIKFADPEDEAIDKELAELESQVISDNKRGEEQEIEEIQKKLDSLKLPTSKPLGEKGTQTANQKQQEVNEGGKKEDIETNKEAVLN; encoded by the coding sequence ATGATATATATACAACAGCTATATAGGTCCAATAAGGAATTCAGAGATTCAAGATTGAACTCCCTATTTTCAGACTTTAGTGGATTGAAAGAGTCAAACCCAGAGGGATACATGGCAAATTTGAACGCCTGGAAACATTTTCTGTCAAGTGTGTTCAACCATGGTGAAATGCTATCATTCAATTAcacttttttgaaaaaaatgctaTTGTACAGGACTTCTAGACGTGACTATTTGCCAGAAGGCTTATATATAGTATTGAATGACATGATCAATAATGATAAAAGCTTAATTTTGGAATCAACTCTAAATATGCATAATGAAAGTCAACGTCCCGGAATTTTGTTAATGCTAAAAAATGCATTCTTTGGTACCAACATAATCGATGTAAGGAACAAGCAAACTTCCGTCGAAACGTTGCTATCGGTAGAAGTGCTTGAGAATAAATGTAAGGTAATAAAGGAGAAGCTCTTTCCAATTCTTGATTCAGATGCTTTGAACCTTGACCATTTGCGGAGTATTTTGACTGAATCAAACATAGATATCAGCAAACATGATTTACTGTTGTGCCTTCAGTATTTGCAAAGAGACTTTGATAAACTAGAAATTTCTAATGACATTGTCgtaatgaaaaatggtgATGCAAGACGTGAAGATGAAAGTGGAGAAGTAGTGTATGAAGACTTGAAGCACATCTCAGATCTCAGTTACACAATATACAAGCTCCAAAAGTATggtaatgaaaaaatacaggAAGTTTCTGATATTgacaagaaattgaaaaagtcatTACATGAGAAAAATCTCATAGTGGCAAAGACTCAACTAAAGCTAAAGAAATTACACGAGatacaaataaataaaacCCTTAATAGTCTTGAAAATTTACATACTTTAAAAATCAAGGTTGAGGATGCACAGAACAATCTACTTATCTCGAAAGTTTGGAAGGAAAACACCAACGTGATGAAGTTGCTGAACCAGAAGGCAGAAGTATCAgatgaaacatttgatgaattgtACCGAGAAATCCAACAAACAGATCATATATCCAACAAATTAGGCATAAAATTCGCTGATCCAGAAGATGAAGCAATTGATAAAGAGTTAGCTGAACTAGAGTCCCAAGTGATCAGTGACAATAAAAGAGgtgaagaacaagaaatcGAGGAGATCCAGAAGAAACTTGACAGCCTTAAATTACCGACCAGTAAACCACTAGGCGAAAAAGGAACCCAGACCGCAAACCAAAAGCAACAAGAAGTAAACGAAGGAGGTAAAAaggaagatattgaaaccaacaaagaaGCAGTACTAAATTAG